One genomic segment of Labrus bergylta chromosome 17, fLabBer1.1, whole genome shotgun sequence includes these proteins:
- the ssh1b gene encoding protein phosphatase Slingshot homolog 1 isoform X1, with protein sequence MALVTLQRSPTPSAASSASTTNSSAGEDFGSDDDRKNNQSLSESFFMVKGAALFLQQGGSTQGPQSTTHHKHAGDLPQHLQVMFKILRSEDRIKLAVRLESGWSERVRYMVVIYTSGHQDTEENIVLGMDITDKESKDCSIGMVLPLWSDTNIHLDGDGGFSVNTAGRSHVFKPVSVQAMWSALQVLHKACEVSRRFNYFPGGIALTWMAFYESCITSEQSCINEWNAMTDLETTRPDSPTMFVDRPTERERTECLIKAKLRTIMTFQDLENITSKEIRNELEQHMSCNLTEYKEFIDNEMLLILGQMDKATLIFDHVYLGSEWNASNLEELRDCGVGYILNVTREIDNFFPGLFSYHNVRVYDEEATDLLAHWNETYNFIVKAKKNNSKCLVHCKMGVSRSASTVIAYAMKEYGWSLEKAYNFVKQKRSIAQPNAAFMRQLAEYEGILDASKHRHNKLWRPDTDEEGSDDLQASGHSTGGEGTPVLRGEEAWGGCGASPCRGMGLEMEPLDSLNYNYYFRRLSDSALDSEPSTPVRGPPLLGMERVFIEIEDVERDALLEDEGFPMAHLALPGEGTAAQTCGRLDPMEDMRLRLEFSTLEEEDEEEAKKEEAEMAALAQTPGNSDGKEAERTEESQIGLANLNTNNSNRLAAKRSCPAAFDDSASTGNPLKVKPSYQSCKDCLRLPQARRCDRPAGGRSHRLNPSRHCTVPSICIDPPGTHFASSPILHSLQAAAVIPQNFVQPCSHVYRCATCIPGVPLTIRQKVVSPMSCDDTSFDRSSVETEDMEDPQAQDIGKQISRKGIGAIHETTAGGAVELQLQMPGLGMGFGLELMQQRAEQLEKLPNLSMEGQL encoded by the exons ATGGCCCTGGTGACTCTGCAACGCTCCCCCACCCCGAGTGCAGCATCCTCGGCCAGCACGACCAACAGCAGCGCGGGGGAG gaCTTTGGGAGTGATGATGACCGGAAAAACAATCAGAG CCTCAGTGAGAGCTTCTTCATGGTCAAAGGAGCCGCCCTCTTCCTCCAGCAGGGCGGCAGCACACAAGGACCACAGAGCACGACCCATCACAAACATGCAG GGGATTTACCTCAACACCTGCAAGTCATGTTTAAGATCCTCCGGTCTGAGGATCGCATAAAGCTG GCTGTACGGTTAGAAAGCGGATGGTCAGAGCGAGTGCGCTACATGGTCGTTATCTACACCAGCGGCCATCAAGATACAGAGGAAAATATTGTCCTTGGAATGGACATCACAGACAAAGAAAG TAAAGATTGCTCTATTGGGATGGTGCTGCCTCTGTGGAGTGACACCAACATTCATCTAGATGGAGACGG aggcttcagtgtgaacacagcagggcGGTCACATGTCTTCAAGCCTGTATCCGTGCAGGCCATGTG GTCTGCCCTGCAGGTCCTTCACAAGGCATGCGAGGTGTCACGTCGGTTCAACTACTTCCCAGGAGGCATTGCTCTCACGTGGATGGCCTTCTATGAGAGCTGCATCACCTCTGAGCAAAGCTGCATCAATGAGTGGAACGCTATGACCGACTTGGAGACAACACGGCCGGACTCGCCCACCATGTTTGTCGACAG GCCGACTGAGCGCGAGAGAACTGAGTGTCTCATTAAAGCCAAACTACGCACCATCATGACGTTTCAAGACCTGGAGAACATCACCTCCAAAGAG ATCCGTAACGAGCTGGAGCAGCATATGAGCTGTAACCTCACAGAGTACAAAGAGTTCATAGACAACGAGATGCTGCTGATCCTCGGTCAAATGGACAAGGCCACACTCATCTTTGACCATGTTTACTTG GGCTCTGAGTGGAATGCTTCCAACCTAGAAGAACTTCGAGACTGCGG GGTGGGTTACATCCTGAACGTTACAAGAGAGATTGACAACTTCTTCCCAGGATTGTTCTCTTATCACAATGTCCGTGTGTATGATGAGGAGGCCACAGACCTGCTGGCCCACTGGAACGAAACCTATAACTTTATTGTCAAGGCCAA GAAGAACAACTCCAAGTGCCTGGTGCACTGTAAGATGGGGGTGAGCAGGTCTGCCTCCACAGTTATTGCGTATGCAATGAAGGAGTACGGCTGGTCTCTGGAGAAGGCCTACAACTTTGTCAAGCAGAAACGGAGTATAGCTCAGCCAAATGCTGCCTTCATGAGACAGCTCGCAGAATACGAGGGGATCCTTGACGCCAG TAAACATCGCCACAACAAGCTGTGGAGGCCAGACACAGATGAAGAGGGGTCAGATGATTTGCAAGCCTCTGGCCACAGTACAGGAGGGGAAGGGACACCGGTACTCAGAGGGGAGGAGGCCTGGGGAGGCTGTGGGGCGTCGCCCTGCAGGGGTATGGGTCTGGAGATGGAGCCACTCGACTCTCTTAACTACAACTATTACTTCAGACGTCTGTCGGACTCCGCGCTAGACAGCGAGCCCTCAACCCCAGTGCGGGGCCCCCCTCTGCTGGGTATGGAGAGAGTTTTCATTGAGATTGAAGACGTGGAGCGGGATGCCCTGCTGGAGGATGAGGGTTTCCCAATGGCTCATTTAGCTCTGCCAGGCGAGGGTACAGCAGCTCAAACGTGTGGGCGACTTGATCCGATGGAGGACATGAGACTGAGGCTAGAGTTCAGTACTttggaggaagaggacgaggaagaggccaagaaagaggaagcagagaTGGCAGCCTTGGCTCAAACACCTGGAAATTCAGATGGGAAGGAGGCGGAGAGAACAGAGGAAAGCCAGATAGGCCTAGCCAACCTGAACACCAACAACAGCAACCGGCTGGCTGCCAAACGCAGCTGCCCTGCAGCTTTTGAC GACAGTGCAAGCACAGGAAACCCTTTAAAAGTGAAGCCTTCATACCAGTCCTGTAAAGACTGCCTGCGTCTACCACAAGCACGGCGGTGTGACCGTCCAGCAGGAGGCCGATCTCATCGCCTTAACCCCTCCCGCCACTGCACTGTCCCTTCCATATGCATAGATCCACCCGGGACACACTTTGCCTCCAGCCCAATCCTGCACTCTCTGCAGGCTGCTGCAGTCATCCCCCAAAACTTTGTCCAGCCCTGTAGTCACGTGTACCGCTGTGCCACCTGCATCCCCGGTGTCCCACTAACCATCCGACAGAAAGTTGTGTCACCCATGAGCTGTGATGACACTTCTTTTGACCGTAGCTCAGTGGAGACAGAGGACATGGAGGATCCCCAGGCACAGGATATAGGAAAACAGATATCAAGGAAGGGGATCGGGGCAATTCATGAGACTACAGCAGGTGGTGCAGTGGAGCTCCAGCTGCAAATGCCAGGACTGGGGATGGGATTTGGTCTGGAACTGATGCAACAGAGGGCAGAGCAGCTGGAGAAGCTTCCAAATTTGTCCATGGAGGGGCAACTCTAG
- the svopb gene encoding synaptic vesicle 2-related protein isoform X2, with protein MEMMILSILAPELHCEWGLPGYQVALITSVVFIGTGLSSPIWGNVSDKYGRRVGLITCMCWTLYYGLLSAFAPVYGWLLVLRGLVGFGIGGAPQAVTMYSEFLPAKARGISIMMIGAFWAIGAVFEVLLAFWIMPTLGWRWLLGLSTLPVVIFLSFSFWLPESPRFDVLTGNREAAMATFTRMAKENGKAMPKGKLTDYKQIGRGRIKDLFSPQYWRTTLLLWFIWFSNAFSYYGIVLLTTELFQAGDSCGSTQGAKVEPSCSLECKLLTSADYKDLLWTTLAEFPGLLVILLVVDRIGRKKSMTLCFFMFSLCILPLYACIGRIALTIFIFIARAFISGGYQVAFVYTPEVFPTENRALAMGTCSAMARLGALITPFVAQVMLRKSVYLTLSMYCGCCLLAGITALILPIETLGRSLQESNTETKRPDIQTPQQ; from the exons ATGGAGATGATGATCCTCAGTATATTGGCCCCTGAGCTGCACTGCGAGTGGGGGCTGCCCGGCTATCAGGTGGCTCTCATCACATCG GTGGTATTCATCGGGACGGGGCTCAGCTCACCTATATGGGGGAATGTGTCGGACAAGTACGGCAGAAGAGTT GGTTTGATCACTTGTATGTGCTGGACTCTGTACTATGGCCTGTTGAGTGCCTTCGCTCCCGTGTATGGCTGGCTTTTGGTCCTGCGGGGCTTGGTAGGCTTTGGCATCGGAGGAGCTCCTCAGGC GGTGACGATGTACTCAGAATTCCTCCCGGCGAAGGCCAGAGGCATCAGCATCATGATGATTGGG GCATTCTGGGCGATTGGTGCTGTGTTCGAGGTCCTTCTGGCGTTTTGGATTATGCCCACGCTTGGCTGGAGGTGGCTGCTTGGCCTGTCCACGTTACCAGTGGTTATATTTCTTTCCTTCAGCTTT tggCTGCCTGAAAGTCCTCGTTTTGACGTGCTGACAGGAAATAGAGAAGCGGCCATGGCAACCTTTACACGCATGGCCAAAGAGAATGGAAAGGCCATGCCTAAAGGGAAGCTGACTGACTATAAACAG ATTGGCCGTGGACGTATTAAAGATCTCTTTTCTCCTCAATATTGGAGGActactcttcttctgtggtttatATG GTTTTCAAATGCCTTCTCGTATTATGGGATAGTCCTGTTGACAACGGAGCTATTCCAGGCTGGAGATTCGTGTGGAT CAACCCAGGGGGCAAAAGTTGAACCGAGCTGTAGCCTTGAATGCAAACTTTTGACATCAGCTGACTACAAGGACCTTTTATGGACGACCTTGGCTGAATTCCCAG GGCTGTTAGTCATCCTCCTTGTTGTTGACCGCATTGGCAGGAAGAAGAGCATGACTCtatgtttcttcatgttttctttgtgtattcTGCCCTTGTATGCTTGTATTGGAAG GATAGCTCTCACAATCTTCATCTTTATTGCCAGAGCCTTCATCTCTGGAGGATACCAAGTTGCTTTTGTCTACACACCAGAA GTGTTCCCTACAGAGAACAGAGCCCTGGCAATGGGGACTTGCAGTGCGATGGCCAGGTTGGGTGCCCTGATTACTCCCTTTGTGGCACAG GTGATGCTTAGGAAATCTGTTTATTTGACTCTGTCGATGTACTGCGGCTGCTGTCTGCTGGCTGGCATCACAGCCTTGATCCTGCCTATTGAGACACTGGGCAGGAGTCTTCAGGAGTCCAACACAGAGACCAAGAGACCGGACATACAAACACCACAACAGTAA
- the svopb gene encoding synaptic vesicle 2-related protein isoform X1: MENWGRPERVTYKRWRNPEERVDPSFVGQSDEAQCTDNEICTIAAALDIGVGNVKNTLDQETFTVEDALEAIGFGKFQWKMCFLSGLSWIGDAMEMMILSILAPELHCEWGLPGYQVALITSVVFIGTGLSSPIWGNVSDKYGRRVGLITCMCWTLYYGLLSAFAPVYGWLLVLRGLVGFGIGGAPQAVTMYSEFLPAKARGISIMMIGAFWAIGAVFEVLLAFWIMPTLGWRWLLGLSTLPVVIFLSFSFWLPESPRFDVLTGNREAAMATFTRMAKENGKAMPKGKLTDYKQIGRGRIKDLFSPQYWRTTLLLWFIWFSNAFSYYGIVLLTTELFQAGDSCGSTQGAKVEPSCSLECKLLTSADYKDLLWTTLAEFPGLLVILLVVDRIGRKKSMTLCFFMFSLCILPLYACIGRIALTIFIFIARAFISGGYQVAFVYTPEVFPTENRALAMGTCSAMARLGALITPFVAQVMLRKSVYLTLSMYCGCCLLAGITALILPIETLGRSLQESNTETKRPDIQTPQQ, encoded by the exons atgGAGAACTGGGGCAGACCGGAGAGGGTCACTTACAAGCGGTGGAGAAACCCTGaagagag GGTTGATCCCAGTTTTGTGGGTCAAAGTGATGAAGCTCAGTGCACCGACAATGAGATCTGCACTATAGCTGCAGCACTCGACATTGGG gttggaaatgtaaaaaacacaCTTGATCAAG AAACGTTTACAGTTGAAGATGCATTAGAGGCCATCGGCTTTGGGAAGTTCCAGTGGAAGATGTGTTTCCTCAGCGGACTGTCGTGG ATAGGAGACGCCATGGAGATGATGATCCTCAGTATATTGGCCCCTGAGCTGCACTGCGAGTGGGGGCTGCCCGGCTATCAGGTGGCTCTCATCACATCG GTGGTATTCATCGGGACGGGGCTCAGCTCACCTATATGGGGGAATGTGTCGGACAAGTACGGCAGAAGAGTT GGTTTGATCACTTGTATGTGCTGGACTCTGTACTATGGCCTGTTGAGTGCCTTCGCTCCCGTGTATGGCTGGCTTTTGGTCCTGCGGGGCTTGGTAGGCTTTGGCATCGGAGGAGCTCCTCAGGC GGTGACGATGTACTCAGAATTCCTCCCGGCGAAGGCCAGAGGCATCAGCATCATGATGATTGGG GCATTCTGGGCGATTGGTGCTGTGTTCGAGGTCCTTCTGGCGTTTTGGATTATGCCCACGCTTGGCTGGAGGTGGCTGCTTGGCCTGTCCACGTTACCAGTGGTTATATTTCTTTCCTTCAGCTTT tggCTGCCTGAAAGTCCTCGTTTTGACGTGCTGACAGGAAATAGAGAAGCGGCCATGGCAACCTTTACACGCATGGCCAAAGAGAATGGAAAGGCCATGCCTAAAGGGAAGCTGACTGACTATAAACAG ATTGGCCGTGGACGTATTAAAGATCTCTTTTCTCCTCAATATTGGAGGActactcttcttctgtggtttatATG GTTTTCAAATGCCTTCTCGTATTATGGGATAGTCCTGTTGACAACGGAGCTATTCCAGGCTGGAGATTCGTGTGGAT CAACCCAGGGGGCAAAAGTTGAACCGAGCTGTAGCCTTGAATGCAAACTTTTGACATCAGCTGACTACAAGGACCTTTTATGGACGACCTTGGCTGAATTCCCAG GGCTGTTAGTCATCCTCCTTGTTGTTGACCGCATTGGCAGGAAGAAGAGCATGACTCtatgtttcttcatgttttctttgtgtattcTGCCCTTGTATGCTTGTATTGGAAG GATAGCTCTCACAATCTTCATCTTTATTGCCAGAGCCTTCATCTCTGGAGGATACCAAGTTGCTTTTGTCTACACACCAGAA GTGTTCCCTACAGAGAACAGAGCCCTGGCAATGGGGACTTGCAGTGCGATGGCCAGGTTGGGTGCCCTGATTACTCCCTTTGTGGCACAG GTGATGCTTAGGAAATCTGTTTATTTGACTCTGTCGATGTACTGCGGCTGCTGTCTGCTGGCTGGCATCACAGCCTTGATCCTGCCTATTGAGACACTGGGCAGGAGTCTTCAGGAGTCCAACACAGAGACCAAGAGACCGGACATACAAACACCACAACAGTAA
- the ssh1b gene encoding protein phosphatase Slingshot homolog 1 isoform X2 — MHLVVKPSHKSVFSVLPHFVDQREICRILSESFFMVKGAALFLQQGGSTQGPQSTTHHKHAGDLPQHLQVMFKILRSEDRIKLAVRLESGWSERVRYMVVIYTSGHQDTEENIVLGMDITDKESKDCSIGMVLPLWSDTNIHLDGDGGFSVNTAGRSHVFKPVSVQAMWSALQVLHKACEVSRRFNYFPGGIALTWMAFYESCITSEQSCINEWNAMTDLETTRPDSPTMFVDRPTERERTECLIKAKLRTIMTFQDLENITSKEIRNELEQHMSCNLTEYKEFIDNEMLLILGQMDKATLIFDHVYLGSEWNASNLEELRDCGVGYILNVTREIDNFFPGLFSYHNVRVYDEEATDLLAHWNETYNFIVKAKKNNSKCLVHCKMGVSRSASTVIAYAMKEYGWSLEKAYNFVKQKRSIAQPNAAFMRQLAEYEGILDASKHRHNKLWRPDTDEEGSDDLQASGHSTGGEGTPVLRGEEAWGGCGASPCRGMGLEMEPLDSLNYNYYFRRLSDSALDSEPSTPVRGPPLLGMERVFIEIEDVERDALLEDEGFPMAHLALPGEGTAAQTCGRLDPMEDMRLRLEFSTLEEEDEEEAKKEEAEMAALAQTPGNSDGKEAERTEESQIGLANLNTNNSNRLAAKRSCPAAFDDSASTGNPLKVKPSYQSCKDCLRLPQARRCDRPAGGRSHRLNPSRHCTVPSICIDPPGTHFASSPILHSLQAAAVIPQNFVQPCSHVYRCATCIPGVPLTIRQKVVSPMSCDDTSFDRSSVETEDMEDPQAQDIGKQISRKGIGAIHETTAGGAVELQLQMPGLGMGFGLELMQQRAEQLEKLPNLSMEGQL; from the exons ATGCATCTGGTCGTGAAACCTTCACATAAATCCGTGTTTTCTGTGCTGCCTCACTTTGTTGATCAGAGGGAAATCTGTCGTAT CCTCAGTGAGAGCTTCTTCATGGTCAAAGGAGCCGCCCTCTTCCTCCAGCAGGGCGGCAGCACACAAGGACCACAGAGCACGACCCATCACAAACATGCAG GGGATTTACCTCAACACCTGCAAGTCATGTTTAAGATCCTCCGGTCTGAGGATCGCATAAAGCTG GCTGTACGGTTAGAAAGCGGATGGTCAGAGCGAGTGCGCTACATGGTCGTTATCTACACCAGCGGCCATCAAGATACAGAGGAAAATATTGTCCTTGGAATGGACATCACAGACAAAGAAAG TAAAGATTGCTCTATTGGGATGGTGCTGCCTCTGTGGAGTGACACCAACATTCATCTAGATGGAGACGG aggcttcagtgtgaacacagcagggcGGTCACATGTCTTCAAGCCTGTATCCGTGCAGGCCATGTG GTCTGCCCTGCAGGTCCTTCACAAGGCATGCGAGGTGTCACGTCGGTTCAACTACTTCCCAGGAGGCATTGCTCTCACGTGGATGGCCTTCTATGAGAGCTGCATCACCTCTGAGCAAAGCTGCATCAATGAGTGGAACGCTATGACCGACTTGGAGACAACACGGCCGGACTCGCCCACCATGTTTGTCGACAG GCCGACTGAGCGCGAGAGAACTGAGTGTCTCATTAAAGCCAAACTACGCACCATCATGACGTTTCAAGACCTGGAGAACATCACCTCCAAAGAG ATCCGTAACGAGCTGGAGCAGCATATGAGCTGTAACCTCACAGAGTACAAAGAGTTCATAGACAACGAGATGCTGCTGATCCTCGGTCAAATGGACAAGGCCACACTCATCTTTGACCATGTTTACTTG GGCTCTGAGTGGAATGCTTCCAACCTAGAAGAACTTCGAGACTGCGG GGTGGGTTACATCCTGAACGTTACAAGAGAGATTGACAACTTCTTCCCAGGATTGTTCTCTTATCACAATGTCCGTGTGTATGATGAGGAGGCCACAGACCTGCTGGCCCACTGGAACGAAACCTATAACTTTATTGTCAAGGCCAA GAAGAACAACTCCAAGTGCCTGGTGCACTGTAAGATGGGGGTGAGCAGGTCTGCCTCCACAGTTATTGCGTATGCAATGAAGGAGTACGGCTGGTCTCTGGAGAAGGCCTACAACTTTGTCAAGCAGAAACGGAGTATAGCTCAGCCAAATGCTGCCTTCATGAGACAGCTCGCAGAATACGAGGGGATCCTTGACGCCAG TAAACATCGCCACAACAAGCTGTGGAGGCCAGACACAGATGAAGAGGGGTCAGATGATTTGCAAGCCTCTGGCCACAGTACAGGAGGGGAAGGGACACCGGTACTCAGAGGGGAGGAGGCCTGGGGAGGCTGTGGGGCGTCGCCCTGCAGGGGTATGGGTCTGGAGATGGAGCCACTCGACTCTCTTAACTACAACTATTACTTCAGACGTCTGTCGGACTCCGCGCTAGACAGCGAGCCCTCAACCCCAGTGCGGGGCCCCCCTCTGCTGGGTATGGAGAGAGTTTTCATTGAGATTGAAGACGTGGAGCGGGATGCCCTGCTGGAGGATGAGGGTTTCCCAATGGCTCATTTAGCTCTGCCAGGCGAGGGTACAGCAGCTCAAACGTGTGGGCGACTTGATCCGATGGAGGACATGAGACTGAGGCTAGAGTTCAGTACTttggaggaagaggacgaggaagaggccaagaaagaggaagcagagaTGGCAGCCTTGGCTCAAACACCTGGAAATTCAGATGGGAAGGAGGCGGAGAGAACAGAGGAAAGCCAGATAGGCCTAGCCAACCTGAACACCAACAACAGCAACCGGCTGGCTGCCAAACGCAGCTGCCCTGCAGCTTTTGAC GACAGTGCAAGCACAGGAAACCCTTTAAAAGTGAAGCCTTCATACCAGTCCTGTAAAGACTGCCTGCGTCTACCACAAGCACGGCGGTGTGACCGTCCAGCAGGAGGCCGATCTCATCGCCTTAACCCCTCCCGCCACTGCACTGTCCCTTCCATATGCATAGATCCACCCGGGACACACTTTGCCTCCAGCCCAATCCTGCACTCTCTGCAGGCTGCTGCAGTCATCCCCCAAAACTTTGTCCAGCCCTGTAGTCACGTGTACCGCTGTGCCACCTGCATCCCCGGTGTCCCACTAACCATCCGACAGAAAGTTGTGTCACCCATGAGCTGTGATGACACTTCTTTTGACCGTAGCTCAGTGGAGACAGAGGACATGGAGGATCCCCAGGCACAGGATATAGGAAAACAGATATCAAGGAAGGGGATCGGGGCAATTCATGAGACTACAGCAGGTGGTGCAGTGGAGCTCCAGCTGCAAATGCCAGGACTGGGGATGGGATTTGGTCTGGAACTGATGCAACAGAGGGCAGAGCAGCTGGAGAAGCTTCCAAATTTGTCCATGGAGGGGCAACTCTAG